From a single Streptomyces liliifuscus genomic region:
- a CDS encoding endo-1,4-beta-xylanase: MKNFRMSVVGLLGVTLLVTGFTGVQTAAAHEAPQGGKAPLRALAERADLRIGTAVDMAALGEDTTYRRTTGREFNSVTAENVMKWEVVEPARGTYDWSGADALVRFARDRGQVVRGHTLVWHSQLPGWLTAGVADGSIGAGELRGILRKHVTTEVKRYKGRIQQWDVVNEVFEEDGSLRNSIWLQKLGPSYIADAFRWAHAADPKAKLFLNDYNVEGVNAKSTAYYELAKRLRAEDVPVQGFGIQGHLAIQYGFPGDVAGNLARFERLGMQTAFTEVDVRMILPADAEKLATQATYFRGLLDACLGARSCKSFTVWGFTDKYSWVPGVFAGQGAATLLGEDFGRKPAYGAVREGLAEGR; this comes from the coding sequence ATGAAGAACTTCCGTATGTCTGTTGTCGGGCTGCTCGGCGTGACGTTGCTGGTCACGGGCTTCACAGGTGTCCAGACGGCTGCGGCGCACGAGGCCCCGCAGGGCGGGAAGGCGCCGCTGCGGGCGCTCGCCGAACGCGCCGACCTGCGGATCGGTACGGCCGTGGACATGGCGGCGCTGGGCGAGGACACGACGTATCGGCGGACGACCGGGCGTGAGTTCAACTCCGTCACCGCCGAGAACGTCATGAAGTGGGAGGTCGTCGAGCCGGCGCGGGGGACGTACGACTGGTCGGGGGCGGATGCGTTGGTGCGCTTCGCGCGTGATCGGGGGCAGGTCGTGCGCGGCCACACGCTGGTGTGGCACAGCCAGTTGCCGGGGTGGCTGACGGCGGGGGTGGCGGACGGTTCGATCGGAGCGGGGGAGCTCCGCGGGATCCTCCGGAAGCACGTCACCACGGAGGTCAAGCGGTACAAGGGCAGGATCCAGCAGTGGGACGTGGTGAACGAGGTCTTCGAGGAGGACGGCTCGCTGCGGAACTCGATCTGGCTGCAGAAGCTCGGACCGTCGTACATCGCCGACGCCTTCCGCTGGGCGCACGCCGCTGACCCGAAGGCGAAGCTCTTCCTGAACGACTACAACGTGGAGGGCGTCAACGCGAAGTCGACTGCCTACTACGAACTGGCGAAGCGGCTTCGGGCGGAGGACGTTCCCGTGCAGGGCTTCGGGATCCAGGGGCATCTGGCGATCCAGTACGGCTTCCCGGGGGATGTGGCGGGGAACCTCGCACGGTTCGAGCGGCTGGGGATGCAGACCGCCTTCACCGAGGTGGACGTACGGATGATCCTGCCCGCGGACGCGGAGAAGCTCGCCACGCAGGCGACGTACTTCAGGGGGCTGCTGGACGCCTGCCTGGGGGCGCGGAGCTGCAAGTCCTTCACCGTGTGGGGGTTCACGGACAAGTACTCGTGGGTGCCGGGGGTTTTCGCGGGGCAGGGGGCGGCGACGTTGCTGGGAGAGGACTTCGGACGGAAGCCGGCTTATGGAGCTGTGCGGGAGGGGTTGGCGGAGGGGCGTTGA
- the rpsC gene encoding 30S ribosomal protein S3, which produces MGQKVNPHGFRLGITTDFKSRWYADKLYKDYVKEDVAIRRMMTSGMERAGISKVEIERTRDRVRVDIHTARPGIVIGRRGAEADRIRGDLEKLTGKQVQLNILEVKSPETDAQLVAQAVAEQLSSRVSFRRAMRKSMQGTMKAGAKGIKIQCGGRLGGAEMSRSEFYREGRVPLHTLRANVDYGFFEAKTTFGRIGVKVWIYKGDVKNIAEVRAENAAARAGNRPARGGGPGGDRPARGGGRGGERGGRGRKPQQQSAPAAEAPKAEAPAAAAPAESTGTEA; this is translated from the coding sequence ATGGGCCAGAAGGTAAACCCGCACGGGTTCCGACTCGGCATCACCACCGACTTCAAGTCCCGGTGGTACGCCGACAAGCTGTACAAGGACTACGTCAAGGAAGACGTCGCCATCCGTCGGATGATGACGTCCGGCATGGAGCGCGCCGGCATCTCGAAGGTTGAGATCGAGCGCACCCGTGACCGCGTCCGTGTGGACATCCACACCGCGCGCCCGGGCATCGTCATCGGCCGTCGTGGCGCCGAGGCCGACCGCATCCGCGGCGACCTCGAGAAGCTGACCGGCAAGCAGGTCCAGCTGAACATCCTTGAGGTCAAGAGCCCGGAGACGGACGCTCAGCTGGTGGCCCAGGCCGTCGCCGAGCAGCTGTCCTCCCGCGTCTCCTTCCGTCGTGCCATGCGCAAGAGCATGCAGGGCACGATGAAGGCCGGCGCCAAGGGCATCAAGATCCAGTGTGGTGGCCGTCTCGGCGGCGCCGAGATGTCCCGCTCGGAGTTCTACCGCGAGGGCCGTGTGCCCCTGCACACGCTCCGCGCGAACGTCGACTACGGCTTCTTCGAGGCCAAGACCACCTTCGGCCGCATCGGTGTGAAGGTCTGGATCTACAAGGGCGACGTCAAGAACATCGCCGAGGTCCGCGCCGAGAACGCCGCAGCCCGCGCGGGCAACCGCCCGGCCCGTGGTGGCGGCCCGGGCGGCGACCGCCCGGCCCGCGGCGGTGGCCGCGGTGGCGAGCGTGGCGGCCGCGGCCGCAAGCCGCAGCAGCAGTCCGCCCCGGCTGCCGAGGCCCCCAAGGCCGAGGCTCCGGCGGCTGCCGCTCCGGCTGAGAGCACCGGAACGGAGGCCTGA
- a CDS encoding RNA polymerase sigma factor has protein sequence MASDSKSRGGPPGELYDPAAFEVFYRRHVDTVTRFMARRVTDPHTVADLTAETFLAVIDSARAYRPDLGSETAWLYGIARNVVAAEARRSARQNVLGGRIAGRRLLEGDDIDRLEEKLDAEEAGRRALAALVRLPDGERAVIELVAVDQLSVTEAAVALGIRKVTARVRLHRARRSLRSAAAGAGGQQAALTYAGGEA, from the coding sequence TTGGCATCCGACAGCAAAAGCCGGGGCGGTCCACCGGGAGAGCTGTACGACCCGGCCGCCTTCGAGGTCTTCTATCGCCGCCATGTCGACACCGTCACCCGCTTCATGGCCCGGCGGGTCACCGACCCGCACACCGTCGCCGATCTCACCGCCGAGACCTTCCTGGCGGTGATCGACTCCGCCCGTGCCTACCGCCCAGACCTCGGGAGCGAGACGGCCTGGCTGTACGGCATCGCGCGCAACGTGGTGGCCGCGGAAGCCCGAAGGAGCGCACGGCAGAACGTGCTCGGCGGCCGTATCGCCGGCCGCCGGCTGCTGGAAGGCGACGACATCGACCGGCTGGAGGAGAAGCTCGACGCCGAGGAGGCCGGGCGTCGCGCGCTGGCCGCCCTGGTCAGGCTCCCCGACGGCGAGCGTGCGGTGATCGAACTCGTCGCCGTCGACCAGCTGAGCGTCACCGAGGCCGCCGTGGCGCTGGGCATACGCAAGGTCACCGCCCGGGTGCGGCTGCATCGGGCGCGCAGGTCGCTGCGCTCGGCGGCGGCCGGAGCCGGCGGGCAGCAGGCAGCACTCACGTATGCAGGGGGAGAGGCATGA
- the rpmC gene encoding 50S ribosomal protein L29 gives MSAGTKASELRELGDEELLAKLREAKEELFNLRFQAATGQLENHGRLKAVRKDIARIYTLMRERELGIETVESA, from the coding sequence ATGTCGGCCGGTACCAAGGCGTCCGAGCTGCGCGAACTGGGTGACGAGGAGCTTCTCGCGAAGCTCCGCGAAGCCAAGGAAGAGCTGTTCAACCTCCGCTTCCAGGCGGCGACCGGTCAGCTCGAGAACCACGGTCGGCTGAAGGCCGTCCGGAAGGACATCGCGCGGATCTACACCCTGATGCGTGAGCGCGAGCTGGGCATCGAGACGGTGGAGAGCGCCTGA
- the rplF gene encoding 50S ribosomal protein L6, with translation MSRIGKLPITVPAGVDVTIDGRTVSVKGPKGSLSHTVAAPIEIAKGEDGILNVTRPNDERQNKALHGLSRTLVANMITGVTTGYVKKLEISGVGYRVLAKGSNLEFSLGYSHPILVEAPEGITFKVEAPTRFSVEGIDKQKVGEVAANIRKLRKPDPYKAKGVKYEGEVIRRKVGKAGK, from the coding sequence ATGTCGCGTATTGGCAAGCTCCCCATCACGGTTCCCGCCGGCGTGGACGTCACCATCGACGGCCGTACGGTTTCGGTGAAGGGCCCCAAGGGCTCTCTCTCCCACACCGTCGCGGCGCCGATCGAGATCGCTAAGGGCGAGGACGGCATTCTCAATGTCACCCGCCCGAACGACGAGCGTCAGAACAAGGCCCTGCACGGCCTGTCCCGCACGCTGGTGGCGAACATGATCACCGGCGTGACCACGGGTTACGTGAAGAAGCTCGAAATCAGCGGTGTCGGTTACCGAGTCCTGGCGAAGGGTTCCAACCTGGAGTTCTCGCTCGGCTACAGCCACCCGATCCTGGTCGAGGCCCCCGAGGGCATCACCTTCAAGGTGGAAGCCCCCACCCGTTTCTCGGTCGAGGGCATCGACAAGCAGAAGGTCGGCGAGGTTGCGGCCAACATCCGCAAGCTGCGCAAGCCCGACCCGTACAAGGCCAAGGGTGTCAAGTACGAGGGCGAAGTCATCCGCCGCAAGGTCGGAAAGGCGGGTAAGTAA
- the rplC gene encoding 50S ribosomal protein L3, with protein sequence MAKQIKGILGEKLGMTQVWDENNRVVPVTVVKASPNVVTQVRTNDSDGYEAVQIAFGEIDPRKVNKPLKGHFAKADVTPRRHLVEIRTADASEYTLGQEISAEVFEAGVKVDVTGKSKGKGFAGVMKRHNFKGLGAGHGTQRKHRSPGSIGGCATPGRVFKGLRMAGRMGNERVTTQNLTVHAVDAEKGLLLIKGAVPGPNGGLVLVRTAAKGA encoded by the coding sequence ATGGCTAAGCAGATCAAGGGCATCCTGGGCGAGAAGCTCGGCATGACGCAGGTGTGGGACGAGAACAACCGTGTTGTTCCCGTGACGGTCGTCAAGGCCAGCCCCAACGTCGTCACCCAGGTCCGTACGAACGACTCCGACGGCTACGAAGCGGTCCAGATCGCCTTCGGCGAGATCGACCCGCGCAAGGTGAACAAGCCCCTCAAGGGTCACTTCGCCAAGGCCGACGTCACCCCCCGCCGCCACCTCGTCGAGATCCGCACCGCGGACGCCTCCGAGTACACGCTGGGTCAGGAGATCTCCGCCGAGGTCTTCGAGGCCGGCGTGAAGGTGGACGTGACCGGCAAGAGCAAGGGCAAGGGCTTCGCCGGTGTCATGAAGCGTCACAACTTCAAGGGCCTCGGCGCCGGTCACGGCACCCAGCGCAAGCACCGCTCTCCCGGTTCCATCGGTGGCTGCGCCACCCCGGGCCGTGTGTTCAAGGGCCTCCGCATGGCGGGTCGCATGGGCAACGAGCGGGTCACCACCCAGAACCTGACCGTCCACGCCGTTGACGCGGAGAAGGGTCTGCTGCTCATCAAGGGCGCGGTTCCCGGTCCGAACGGCGGCCTCGTCCTGGTCCGCACTGCGGCCAAGGGGGCCTGA
- the rplP gene encoding 50S ribosomal protein L16, whose translation MLIPRRVKHRKQHHPKRRGQAKGGTEVSFGEYGIQALTPAYVTNRQIEAARIAMTRHIKRGGKVWINIYPDRPLTKKPAETRMGSGKGSPEWWVANVHPGRVMFELSYPNEKIAREALTRAAHKLPMKCRIVKREAGEA comes from the coding sequence ATGCTGATCCCCCGTAGGGTCAAGCACCGCAAGCAGCACCACCCCAAGCGCCGTGGTCAGGCCAAGGGTGGTACGGAGGTTTCGTTCGGCGAGTACGGCATTCAGGCCCTCACGCCGGCGTACGTGACGAACCGCCAGATCGAGGCGGCTCGTATCGCGATGACCCGTCACATCAAGCGTGGCGGCAAGGTCTGGATCAACATCTACCCGGACCGCCCGCTGACCAAGAAGCCCGCCGAGACCCGCATGGGTTCCGGTAAGGGTTCCCCCGAGTGGTGGGTCGCGAACGTGCACCCGGGCCGGGTCATGTTCGAGCTGTCCTACCCCAACGAGAAGATCGCCCGTGAGGCCCTCACTCGCGCAGCCCACAAGCTGCCGATGAAGTGCCGGATCGTCAAGCGCGAGGCAGGTGAAGCGTGA
- the rplN gene encoding 50S ribosomal protein L14, with protein MIQQESRLRVADNTGAKEILCIRVLGGSGRRYAGIGDVIVATVKDAIPGGNVKKGDVIKAVIVRTVKERRRPDGSYIRFDENAAVILKNDGDPRGTRIFGPVGRELREKKFMKIISLAPEVL; from the coding sequence GTGATCCAGCAGGAGTCGCGACTGCGTGTCGCCGACAACACTGGTGCGAAGGAGATCCTTTGCATCCGTGTGCTCGGTGGCTCCGGTCGCCGCTACGCGGGCATCGGTGACGTGATCGTCGCCACCGTCAAGGACGCGATCCCCGGCGGCAACGTGAAGAAGGGTGACGTCATCAAGGCGGTCATCGTTCGCACCGTCAAGGAGCGCCGCCGTCCCGACGGCTCGTACATCCGCTTCGACGAGAACGCCGCCGTCATTCTGAAGAACGACGGCGACCCTCGCGGCACCCGCATCTTCGGCCCGGTGGGCCGGGAGCTGCGCGAGAAGAAGTTCATGAAGATCATCTCGCTCGCGCCGGAGGTGCTGTAA
- the rplV gene encoding 50S ribosomal protein L22, which produces MEARAQARYIRVTPMKARRVVDLIRGMDATEAQAVLRFAPQAASVPVGKVLDSAIANAAHNYDHTDAGSLVISEAYVDEGPTLKRFRPRAQGRAYRIRKRTSHITVVVSSKEGSR; this is translated from the coding sequence ATGGAAGCCAGGGCCCAGGCGCGGTACATCCGCGTTACGCCCATGAAGGCCCGCCGCGTGGTGGACCTTATCCGTGGCATGGATGCCACGGAGGCTCAGGCGGTCCTGCGTTTCGCCCCGCAGGCCGCGAGCGTGCCGGTCGGCAAGGTGCTTGACAGCGCCATTGCCAACGCCGCACACAACTACGACCACACCGACGCCGGCAGCCTTGTCATCTCCGAGGCCTACGTCGACGAGGGCCCGACCCTGAAGCGGTTCCGTCCGCGTGCCCAGGGCCGTGCCTACCGGATCCGCAAGCGGACCAGCCACATCACCGTGGTCGTCAGCAGCAAGGAAGGTTCCCGGTAA
- a CDS encoding type Z 30S ribosomal protein S14: protein MAKKALIAKAARKPKFGVRGYTRCQRCGRPHSVYRKFGLCRVCLREMAHRGELPGVTKSSW, encoded by the coding sequence ATGGCGAAGAAGGCTCTGATTGCCAAGGCTGCTCGTAAGCCCAAGTTCGGCGTACGTGGCTACACGCGCTGCCAGCGCTGCGGCCGTCCGCACTCCGTGTACCGCAAGTTCGGCCTCTGCCGTGTGTGCCTTCGTGAGATGGCTCACCGTGGCGAGCTGCCGGGCGTGACCAAGAGCTCCTGGTAG
- the rplX gene encoding 50S ribosomal protein L24: MKIKKGDLVQVITGKDKGKQGKVIAAYPREDRVLVEGVNRVKKHTKAGPTARGSQAGGIVTTEAPVHVSNVQLVVEKDGNKVVTRVGYRFDDEGNKVRVAKRTGEDI; encoded by the coding sequence ATGAAGATCAAGAAGGGCGACCTGGTACAGGTCATCACCGGTAAGGACAAGGGCAAGCAGGGCAAGGTCATCGCGGCCTACCCCCGCGAGGACCGCGTCCTGGTCGAGGGTGTCAACCGGGTCAAGAAGCACACCAAGGCCGGCCCGACCGCTCGCGGTTCGCAGGCCGGTGGCATCGTCACGACCGAGGCGCCCGTCCACGTCTCCAACGTCCAGCTGGTCGTTGAGAAGGACGGCAACAAGGTCGTCACGCGTGTCGGTTACCGCTTCGACGACGAGGGCAACAAGGTTCGCGTTGCCAAGCGGACGGGTGAGGACATCTGA
- the rpsJ gene encoding 30S ribosomal protein S10 — MAGQKIRIRLKAYDHEVIDSSAKKIVETVTRTGASVAGPVPLPTEKNVYCVIKSPHKYKDSREHFEMRTHKRLIDILDPTPKTVDSLMRLDLPAGVDIEIKL; from the coding sequence ATGGCGGGACAGAAGATCCGCATCCGGCTCAAGGCCTACGACCACGAGGTCATCGACAGCTCGGCGAAGAAGATCGTCGAGACGGTGACGCGAACTGGTGCGTCTGTCGCGGGCCCGGTGCCGCTGCCCACTGAGAAGAACGTGTACTGCGTCATCAAGTCGCCGCACAAGTACAAGGACTCGCGCGAGCACTTCGAGATGCGCACGCACAAGCGCCTGATCGACATCCTCGACCCGACGCCCAAGACCGTTGACTCCCTGATGCGACTCGACCTCCCGGCCGGTGTCGACATCGAGATCAAGCTCTAG
- the rpsQ gene encoding 30S ribosomal protein S17, whose amino-acid sequence MSESNVTEETKTSRGFRKTREGLVVSDKMDKTVVVAVEDRVKHALYGKVIRRTNKLKAHDEQNAAGVGDRVIIMETRPLSATKRWRIVEILEKAK is encoded by the coding sequence ATGAGCGAGAGCAACGTGACTGAAGAGACCAAGACGAGCCGCGGTTTCCGCAAGACCCGTGAGGGTCTCGTCGTCAGCGACAAGATGGACAAGACCGTCGTCGTCGCCGTCGAGGACCGCGTCAAGCACGCGCTGTACGGCAAGGTCATCCGCCGTACGAACAAGCTCAAGGCCCACGACGAGCAGAACGCCGCGGGCGTCGGCGACCGAGTCATCATCATGGAGACCCGGCCGCTGTCCGCGACGAAGCGCTGGCGCATCGTCGAGATCCTCGAGAAGGCCAAGTAA
- the rplW gene encoding 50S ribosomal protein L23, whose amino-acid sequence MATRHPSIAPKAAKAAKAARVAKAKRHATEGKNTVETPLSKSFTDPRDVLLKPVVSEKSYALLDEGKYTFVVDPRANKTQIKQAVQAVFSVKVTGVNTINRQGKRKRTRTGFGKRADSKRAIVTLAEGDRIDIFGQAS is encoded by the coding sequence ATGGCTACGCGTCACCCGAGCATTGCGCCCAAGGCGGCCAAGGCCGCCAAGGCCGCGCGCGTCGCCAAGGCGAAGCGCCACGCCACCGAGGGCAAGAACACCGTCGAGACCCCGCTGAGCAAGTCCTTCACGGATCCCCGTGACGTGCTCCTCAAGCCGGTCGTCTCGGAGAAGAGCTACGCGCTTCTCGACGAGGGCAAGTACACCTTCGTCGTGGACCCGCGGGCCAACAAGACCCAGATCAAGCAGGCCGTCCAGGCGGTCTTCTCGGTCAAGGTCACCGGGGTCAACACGATCAACCGTCAGGGCAAGCGCAAGCGCACCCGCACCGGCTTCGGCAAGCGTGCGGACAGCAAGCGCGCGATCGTGACCCTCGCTGAGGGCGACCGTATCGACATCTTCGGCCAGGCCTCCTAA
- the rplE gene encoding 50S ribosomal protein L5, whose protein sequence is MATTTTPRLKTKYREEIAGKLQEEFSYENVMQTPGLVKIVVNMGVGDAARDSKLIDGAIRDLTTITGQKPAVTKARKSIAQFKLREGQPIGAHVTLRGDRMWEFLDRTLSLALPRIRDFRGLSPKQFDGRGNYTFGLTEQVMFHEIDQDKIDRVRGMDITVVTTATNDAEGRALLRHLGFPFKEA, encoded by the coding sequence ATGGCTACCACCACGACTCCGCGTCTCAAGACGAAGTACCGCGAGGAGATCGCGGGCAAGCTGCAGGAAGAGTTCTCCTACGAGAACGTCATGCAGACCCCGGGTCTCGTCAAGATCGTGGTCAACATGGGTGTGGGCGACGCCGCCCGCGACTCCAAGCTGATCGACGGCGCGATTCGCGACCTCACCACGATCACCGGTCAGAAGCCGGCCGTCACCAAGGCTCGTAAGTCCATCGCGCAGTTCAAGCTGCGTGAGGGCCAGCCGATCGGTGCCCACGTCACGCTTCGTGGCGACCGCATGTGGGAGTTCCTGGACCGCACCCTGTCGCTCGCGCTGCCGCGCATCCGCGACTTCCGTGGTCTGTCCCCCAAGCAGTTCGACGGCCGTGGCAACTACACCTTCGGTCTCACGGAGCAGGTCATGTTCCACGAGATCGACCAGGACAAGATCGACCGCGTCCGGGGTATGGACATCACCGTGGTCACCACGGCGACCAACGACGCCGAAGGCCGTGCCCTTCTCCGTCACCTCGGCTTCCCCTTCAAGGAGGCGTAA
- the rplD gene encoding 50S ribosomal protein L4, with amino-acid sequence MSTVDILSPAGDKTGTVELPAEIFDVEKISIPLLHQVVVAQLAAARQGTHKTKTRGEVRGGGKKPYRQKGTGRARQGSTRAPQFAGGGVVHGPQPRDYSQRTPKKMKAAALRHALTDRARNARIHVVTGVVDGEISTKAAKSLLGKISERKNVLLVISREDEQGLLSARNLPQVHILEPGQLNTYDVLVSDDVVFTQAAFESFVSGAPSAERNADTEGSEA; translated from the coding sequence ATGAGCACTGTTGACATCCTTTCGCCGGCAGGCGACAAGACCGGGACGGTCGAGCTCCCCGCGGAGATCTTCGACGTCGAGAAGATCAGCATCCCGCTGCTTCACCAGGTCGTAGTCGCCCAGCTGGCCGCTGCCCGCCAGGGCACGCACAAGACCAAGACCCGTGGCGAGGTTCGCGGTGGCGGCAAGAAGCCGTACCGCCAGAAGGGCACCGGCCGCGCCCGTCAGGGCTCGACCCGCGCGCCCCAGTTCGCCGGCGGTGGCGTCGTCCACGGCCCGCAGCCGCGTGACTACTCGCAGCGGACCCCGAAGAAGATGAAGGCCGCGGCCCTGCGCCACGCCCTCACCGACCGGGCCCGCAACGCTCGTATCCACGTCGTCACCGGCGTGGTCGACGGCGAGATCTCCACGAAGGCCGCGAAGTCCCTGCTGGGCAAGATCAGCGAGCGCAAGAACGTGCTCCTGGTCATCTCCCGCGAGGACGAGCAGGGCCTGCTCTCCGCCCGCAACCTGCCCCAGGTGCACATCCTGGAGCCGGGCCAGCTGAACACGTACGACGTTCTCGTCTCGGACGACGTGGTCTTCACCCAGGCCGCCTTCGAGTCCTTCGTGTCCGGCGCGCCCTCCGCAGAGCGGAACGCTGACACCGAAGGGAGCGAAGCCTGA
- the rpsH gene encoding 30S ribosomal protein S8, with translation MTMTDPIADMLTRLRNANSAYHDDVAMPHSKIKSHIAEILQQEGFITGWKVEDAEVGKKLVLELKFGPNRERSIAGIKRISKPGLRVYAKSTSLPKVLGGLGVAIISTSHGLLTDKQAGKKGVGGEVLAYVW, from the coding sequence ATGACCATGACTGATCCCATCGCAGACATGCTTACTCGTCTGCGTAACGCGAACTCGGCGTACCACGACGATGTCGCGATGCCGCACAGCAAGATCAAGTCTCACATCGCGGAGATCCTCCAGCAGGAGGGCTTCATCACCGGCTGGAAGGTCGAGGACGCCGAGGTCGGCAAGAAGCTCGTCCTCGAGCTGAAGTTCGGCCCGAACCGTGAGCGCTCCATCGCGGGCATCAAGCGGATCTCGAAGCCGGGTCTGCGTGTGTACGCGAAGTCCACCTCCCTGCCCAAGGTGCTCGGTGGCCTCGGCGTGGCGATCATCTCCACGTCGCACGGTCTCCTCACCGACAAGCAGGCCGGCAAGAAGGGCGTAGGCGGAGAAGTCCTCGCCTACGTCTGGTAG
- the rplB gene encoding 50S ribosomal protein L2, which translates to MGIRKYKPTTPGRRGSSVADFVEVTRSTPEKSLVRPLHSKGGRNNSGRVTVRHQGGGHKRAYRVIDFRRHDKDGVPAKVAHIEYDPNRTARIALLHYADGEKRYILAPRNLSQGDRVENGPGADIKPGNNLALRNIPVGTTIHAIELRPGGGAKFARSAGASVQLLAKEGQMAHLRMPSGEIRLVDVRCRATVGEVGNAEQSNINWGKAGRKRWLGVRPTVRGVAMNPVDHPHGGGEGKTSGGRHPVSPWGQKEGRTRSPKKASNKYIVRRRKTNKKR; encoded by the coding sequence ATGGGAATCCGCAAGTACAAGCCGACTACGCCGGGCCGTCGTGGCTCCAGCGTCGCCGACTTCGTCGAGGTCACGCGGTCCACGCCGGAGAAGTCGCTGGTTCGCCCGCTGCACAGCAAGGGCGGCCGTAACAATTCCGGTCGTGTGACCGTTCGCCACCAGGGTGGTGGACACAAGCGCGCCTACCGTGTCATCGACTTCCGTCGCCATGACAAGGACGGCGTGCCGGCGAAGGTCGCGCACATCGAGTACGACCCCAACCGCACCGCGCGCATCGCGCTGCTTCACTACGCGGACGGCGAGAAGCGCTACATCCTCGCCCCCCGCAACCTGTCGCAGGGCGACCGCGTCGAGAACGGTCCCGGGGCCGACATCAAGCCGGGCAACAACCTGGCCCTCCGCAACATCCCGGTCGGTACCACGATCCACGCGATCGAGCTCCGTCCCGGTGGCGGTGCCAAGTTCGCCCGCTCCGCCGGTGCCTCTGTGCAGCTGCTCGCGAAGGAGGGCCAGATGGCCCACCTGCGCATGCCGTCCGGAGAGATCCGCCTGGTCGACGTGCGCTGCCGCGCCACCGTCGGCGAGGTCGGCAACGCCGAGCAGTCGAACATCAACTGGGGCAAGGCCGGCCGTAAGCGCTGGCTGGGCGTCCGCCCGACCGTTCGCGGTGTGGCGATGAACCCGGTTGACCACCCGCACGGTGGTGGTGAGGGCAAGACCTCCGGTGGTCGCCACCCGGTCTCGCCGTGGGGTCAGAAGGAGGGTCGTACTCGTTCGCCGAAGAAGGCTTCGAACAAGTACATCGTCCGCCGCCGCAAGACGAACAAGAAGCGCTAG
- the rpsS gene encoding 30S ribosomal protein S19, producing the protein MPRSLKKGPFVDDHLIKKVDAQNEAGSKNVIKTWSRRSMIIPAMLGHTIAVHNGKTHIPVFVTESMVGHKLGEFSPTRTFRGHVKDDRKSKRR; encoded by the coding sequence ATGCCGCGCAGTCTCAAGAAGGGGCCCTTCGTCGACGACCACCTGATCAAGAAGGTGGACGCCCAGAACGAAGCCGGTTCCAAGAACGTCATCAAGACCTGGTCCCGTCGCTCGATGATCATCCCGGCCATGCTCGGCCACACGATCGCGGTGCACAACGGCAAGACCCACATTCCGGTGTTTGTCACCGAGTCGATGGTCGGCCACAAGCTCGGCGAGTTCTCGCCGACGCGCACCTTCCGGGGTCACGTCAAGGACGACCGGAAGTCGAAGCGCCGCTAA